A DNA window from Centroberyx gerrardi isolate f3 chromosome 5, fCenGer3.hap1.cur.20231027, whole genome shotgun sequence contains the following coding sequences:
- the errfi1a gene encoding ERBB receptor feedback inhibitor 1a: MRPECAWSMSTAGLSTQEICFPAESPFLRGSYCHSMAGSKPSWTYRHELDNFYFSIDPAHMDHSSRAQQQVPPTPSLTYERQKHSPSTQRLPPKKSRPTHLSLSCSAELSTPSPADDDQVVPSFQRLSVYECSSPPQTPGRCSKPLPPLPAQTDISHEQAIDNEVEFFTSSDDSRCLVPDHCPKSSPFRYGVPSRRSFRGCGQINYAYFEGPTGQQSPQQPQQQHQPQPQQEVREPPEQQPPEPPEPLVVVCQRQQDRAQRKLRRSHSGPAGSFNKPTSLRLPCHHRYTHGMDKPEVPPPIPPRPIKTVDYRRWSAEVSSGAYSDDDKPPKVPPREPLSRGSSRTPSPKSLPTYMNGVMPPTQSFAPDPKYVSFRGLQRQNSEGSPCILPVMENGRKASTTHYYLLPQRPAFMDTPYVEKFLRVVNSPAGRNAEASDSDWDCQTGRRPHVDLV, encoded by the exons ATGCGACCCGAGTGTGCCTGGAGCATGTCCACAGCGGGCCTGAGTACCCAGGAGATCTGTTTTCCCGCAGAAAGCCCCTTCCTGCGGGGCAGCTATTGTCACAGCATGGCTGGATCCAAACCCTCATGGACCTATCGCCATGAGCTGGACAA CTTCTACTTCAGTATAGATCCTGCACACATGGATCACAGCTCCCGTGCCCAGCAACAGGTGCCACCTACACCATCTCTAACTTATGAGA GACAGAAACATAGCCCCAGCACACAGAGATTACCCCCTAAGAAATCCAGGCCCACCCATCTCTCCCTGTCATGCAGTGCTGAACTGTCCACCCCAAGCCCTGCTGATGATGACCAGGTGGTCCCCTCATTCCAGAGGCTGTCTGTGTACGAGTGCAGCAGTCCGCCACAGACGCCAGGCAGATGTTCCAAGCCTCTCCCGCCCCTCCCCGCACAAACGGACATCTCCCATGAGCAGGCTATTGACAACGAGGTCGAATTTTTCACGAGTTCAGACGACAGCCGCTGCCTGGTGCCTGATCATTGTCCCAAATCGTCTCCTTTTCGCTATGGAGTCCCGAGCCGACGGAGCTTCAGGGGCTGCGGGCAGATTAATTACGCTTACTTTGAGGGTCCAACAGGGCAGCAAAGCCCGCAGCAGCcccaacagcagcaccaaccgCAGCCACAGCAGGAGGTGCGGGAACCACCTGAGCAGCAGCCGCCGGAACCGCCTGAGCCACTGGTGGTCGTTTGTCAGAGACAGCAGGACCGGGCTCAGAGGAAGCTGCGGCGCTCTCACTCTGGCCCAGCCGGTTCCTTCAACAAGCCCACATCACTGCGCCTGCCGTGCCACCACCGCTACACCCACGGCATGGATAAGCCAGAAGTGCCACCCCCTATCCCTCCACGGCCCATCAAGACAGTAGACTACCGCCGCTGGTCAGCAGAGGTCTCGTCGGGGGCTTACAGTGATGACGACAAACCCCCCAAGGTGCCCCCAAGGGAACCTTTGTCCAGAGGCAGCTCCCGTACCCCCAGTCCCAAGAGCCTCCCGACGTACATGAACGGGGTGATGCCCCCCACCCAAAGCTTTGCACCGGATCCTAAGTATGTGAGCTTCCGGGGTTTACAGAGACAGAACAGCGAGGGCTCACCCTGCATCCTGCCCGTCATGGAGAACGGCAGGAAGGCCAGCACCACACACTACTATCTCCTGCCTCAGCGGCCTGCTTTCATGGACACCCCTTATGTGGAGAAGTTTCTGCGGGTTGTGAACAGCCCTGCAGGTCGTAATGCAGAGGCGTCAGACTCAGACTGGGACTGTCAGACCGGGAGGAGACCACATGTGGATTTAGTTTGA